In the genome of Montipora foliosa isolate CH-2021 chromosome 3, ASM3666993v2, whole genome shotgun sequence, one region contains:
- the LOC137997405 gene encoding meiosis-specific nuclear structural protein 1-like, translating into MAKESSQSMKWTEEHEVVMLRELMLMQPWQHRKGTSERGDDWEKLAISLNAIPNPQFRVTQRSVRDHYSTMEKRRRKKVREEDRASGIAPEEDKELDQLLDEIMELFNESDKAIDETKQKQEEEVKKAEEMRKRSLETFKESAKRNGDEQQGAKQRKTRASGANTMAYLKERAETEATLKREKLEIKRKELVLQAKEQEGRQQQFDMMNKQTRDIQQLQQQQMQQFMQMNANMMQQHQQQTLALMELMRKFADK; encoded by the exons ATGGCGAAGGAATCAAG TCAATCAATGAAATGGACTGAAGAGCATGAAGTAGTTATGTTGAGGGAATTGATGCTTATGCAACCATGGCAGCACAGGAAAGGAACCAGTGAGAGAGGTGATGATTGGGAAAAACTGGCAATTTCCTTAAATGCTATTCCTAATCCACAATTCCGTGTTACTCAGCGATCGGTTCGTGATCACTATTCTACAATGGaaaagagaaggagaaaaaaagtcagGGAAGAAGACAGAGCTTCAGGTATTGCTCCCGAAGAGGACAAGGAATTGGATCAGTTACTTGATGAAATCATGGAACTCTTTAATGAATCAGACAAAGCAATAgatgaaacaaaacagaagcagGAAGAAGAAGTAaagaaagcagaagaaatgcgGAAGAGATCGCTGGAAACTTTTAAAGAAAGTGCAAAGAGGAATGGTGATGAACAACAAGgagcaaaacagagaaaaactagAGCTAGTGGAGCAAACACTATGGCTTATCTCAAGGAAAGGGCAGAAACTGAGGCAACTTTAAAGCGTGAGAAATTGGAGATAAAAAGGAAAGAGTTAGTGCTGCAAGCAAAAGAGCAAGAGGGAAGACAACAGCAATTTGACATGATGAACAAGCAAACTAGAGATATCCAACAGCTTCAGCAGCAGCAGATGCAGCAGTTTATGCAAATGAATGCAAACATGATGCAGCAGCACCAACAGCAAACTCTTGCACTTATGGAGCTGATGAGAAAGTTTGCTGACAAGTGA